In Cyanobacterium stanieri LEGE 03274, the following proteins share a genomic window:
- the argF gene encoding ornithine carbamoyltransferase — MTNLTGRDLLNITDLNTAEIKTILDLATDLKNGKKEFNCNKTLGLLFYKASTRTRVSFSVAMYQLGGNVIDLNPSRTQVGRGEPIQDTARVLNRYLDILAIRTFAQEDIQTFADYCDIPIINALTDLEHPCQILADLQTIQETFGQLEGLTMTYLGDGNNVAHSLLLGGVLMGMNVRLACPEGYLPSPDIVAQAQALATKPEQVIITQDIQGAVENAHVLYTDVWASMGQEEETEQRIPIFMPYQINQELLNFAHNDAIVLHCLPAYREKEITDEVMEGSQSRIWDQAENRMHAQKALMACLLGLNN; from the coding sequence ATGACTAATTTGACAGGCAGAGACTTACTAAATATCACAGACTTAAACACCGCAGAAATCAAAACAATTCTTGATTTAGCCACCGACTTAAAAAATGGTAAAAAAGAATTTAACTGTAATAAAACCCTAGGACTACTATTTTATAAAGCCTCCACCCGTACCCGTGTATCCTTCAGCGTAGCCATGTATCAATTAGGAGGCAATGTTATTGATTTAAACCCCAGCCGTACCCAAGTGGGTAGAGGAGAACCAATCCAAGACACTGCAAGGGTTTTAAATCGTTATTTAGATATTCTTGCCATTCGGACTTTTGCCCAAGAAGACATCCAAACTTTTGCCGATTACTGTGATATTCCTATCATTAACGCCCTCACAGATTTAGAACATCCCTGTCAAATTCTCGCCGATTTACAAACCATCCAAGAAACCTTTGGACAATTAGAAGGTTTAACCATGACTTACTTAGGAGATGGTAACAATGTGGCTCATTCTTTGCTTTTAGGGGGTGTGTTAATGGGCATGAATGTGCGTTTGGCTTGTCCAGAGGGTTATCTTCCCTCCCCTGACATTGTGGCACAAGCCCAAGCCTTAGCGACAAAACCCGAACAGGTGATTATCACCCAAGACATTCAAGGGGCGGTGGAAAATGCCCATGTATTATATACAGATGTATGGGCAAGTATGGGGCAGGAGGAAGAAACTGAACAACGGATTCCCATTTTTATGCCCTATCAAATTAACCAAGAATTACTTAATTTCGCTCATAACGATGCCATTGTCTTGCATTGTCTTCCTGCTTATCGAGAAAAAGAAATTACCGACGAGGTGATGGAAGGCTCTCAATCTCGTATTTGGGATCAAGCCGAAAATAGGATGCACGCCCAAAAGGCTCTCATGGCTTGTTTATTGGGGTTAAATAACTGA
- a CDS encoding DUF4912 domain-containing protein, translating into MSKSRPPIEEMTLRQLRKVASELNIPRYSRMRKAQLLSAIQARQKELIPTNAINSVNTNNLSKSSPVNNQREPKMEVSKFDVGQGQEDLSMATLASVDEGIGELPGGYGESRIVLLPRDPQWAYAYWDVPHEQKESLRMQGGQQLALRLYDVTDINIEHQSPHNIQEYLCDELAREWYLPIPVSDRDYLIDIGYRCADGRWLILARSTPVRVPPVYPSDWVEDVFITVNWEEELKGKKVYELTPPAKKVAIAQQQAQEARQRENKIYDEIFGMARGAEAQRVAGSLYGSMQQAPSSMIPENAVSSYVFPSGIGMWAVPTASGAGMGMVSYAGGSGVGMMASGSGAGLLASGSGAGLGITAQPRKFWLVADAELIVYGATEPDATVTIGGRPIKLNPDGTFRFQMSFQDGLIDYPIVAVAADGEQTRSIHMEFTRETPSRNTNTKEEATLEWFPPVKKQ; encoded by the coding sequence ATGTCAAAATCACGACCACCTATTGAGGAAATGACTTTAAGGCAACTGCGCAAGGTAGCGAGTGAGCTAAATATTCCTCGCTATAGTCGCATGAGGAAAGCACAGTTATTAAGTGCTATTCAAGCCAGACAAAAAGAACTTATACCCACTAATGCAATAAATTCTGTTAATACCAATAATTTATCAAAATCAAGTCCAGTTAATAATCAGAGAGAACCGAAAATGGAAGTATCAAAATTTGATGTCGGACAAGGGCAAGAAGATCTCTCCATGGCAACCTTAGCATCTGTTGATGAAGGAATCGGAGAGCTTCCGGGGGGTTATGGAGAAAGTAGAATAGTACTATTACCCAGAGATCCTCAGTGGGCTTATGCCTATTGGGATGTACCCCATGAGCAAAAAGAAAGTTTAAGAATGCAAGGGGGGCAACAGTTAGCTTTACGTTTATATGATGTTACTGATATTAATATTGAGCATCAAAGCCCCCATAATATTCAAGAGTATCTTTGTGATGAGTTGGCTAGAGAGTGGTATTTACCTATTCCTGTGAGCGATCGCGATTATTTGATCGACATTGGTTACCGTTGTGCTGATGGTCGTTGGTTAATTTTAGCCCGTTCGACCCCTGTACGTGTTCCCCCTGTGTATCCTAGTGATTGGGTAGAAGATGTATTTATTACCGTTAATTGGGAAGAAGAGCTTAAGGGTAAGAAGGTTTATGAGTTAACTCCCCCTGCGAAAAAAGTTGCGATCGCCCAGCAACAAGCCCAAGAAGCCCGACAAAGAGAAAATAAAATCTACGACGAAATCTTTGGTATGGCCCGGGGCGCTGAGGCTCAAAGAGTAGCAGGTTCACTCTATGGCAGTATGCAACAAGCCCCTAGTTCTATGATTCCCGAAAATGCCGTTAGTTCCTACGTATTCCCTTCAGGGATTGGTATGTGGGCTGTACCCACCGCCTCAGGCGCAGGAATGGGCATGGTGAGCTATGCAGGAGGCTCAGGGGTAGGCATGATGGCCAGTGGCTCTGGTGCTGGATTATTGGCTAGTGGCTCAGGGGCTGGATTAGGCATTACCGCCCAACCTCGCAAATTCTGGTTAGTAGCCGATGCTGAATTAATCGTTTACGGAGCTACCGAACCCGATGCCACCGTTACCATTGGCGGAAGACCGATCAAACTCAACCCTGATGGTACTTTCCGCTTCCAGATGTCCTTCCAAGACGGCCTAATTGATTATCCCATCGTTGCCGTGGCTGCGGATGGTGAGCAAACCCGCTCTATTCACATGGAATTTACCCGTGAAACCCCTTCTCGCAATACCAACACCAAGGAGGAAGCCACCCTTGAATGGTTTCCCCCCGTCAAAAAGCAATAA
- the larC gene encoding nickel pincer cofactor biosynthesis protein LarC, giving the protein MSKIAYLQCPTGIAGDMFLGALVDAGMPLKYLIDRLKSLNLSDEYSLTGRDVQRQGQRATKVEVNLKHHHHHHHRHLPEIEQIITQANLPETVTNNSLAIFRQLAIAEGKVHGISPEKVHFHEVGATDALVDIIGTCIGLDYFNINSLECSPLPTGGGTIKAAHGKLSVPVPAVLELCQMGKVPLYSNGIDKELVTPTGAAIVTTLAKKFGQPPTMNLDKVGLGAGNQDLAMPNILRLWIGEKDEVIDEETVAVLETQIDDLSPQIFGYVMDELLQLGARDVFTQPVAMKKNRPGVLLTVICDLDRVGVCEGFIFRETSTLGIRKQIQTRSILSRHLQTVSTKYGDVRVKIAQNGSEVVNIQPEYDDCVSVAKRLQIPLGEVMLEVRKAIN; this is encoded by the coding sequence ATGTCGAAAATTGCTTATTTACAATGTCCAACGGGTATCGCAGGAGATATGTTTCTCGGTGCTTTGGTGGATGCAGGAATGCCCCTTAAGTATCTCATTGATAGGTTAAAAAGTCTCAATTTAAGTGATGAATATAGCTTAACAGGGCGTGATGTACAAAGACAGGGGCAAAGGGCAACAAAAGTTGAGGTTAATTTAAAACACCATCATCACCATCACCATCGTCATTTACCAGAGATTGAGCAAATTATAACTCAAGCTAATTTACCCGAAACTGTCACTAACAATAGTTTAGCAATTTTTCGGCAACTGGCGATCGCAGAGGGGAAAGTTCACGGTATCTCTCCAGAAAAAGTTCATTTCCACGAAGTAGGTGCAACGGATGCCTTAGTTGATATTATCGGCACTTGTATTGGTTTAGATTATTTTAATATTAATAGCTTGGAATGTTCTCCATTACCCACTGGGGGAGGCACTATCAAAGCTGCCCATGGAAAATTATCTGTCCCTGTCCCTGCAGTGTTAGAATTATGTCAAATGGGCAAAGTGCCTTTATATAGCAATGGTATTGATAAAGAGTTAGTCACCCCCACAGGCGCGGCCATTGTGACAACTTTAGCTAAAAAATTTGGTCAACCCCCCACTATGAATTTAGATAAAGTGGGTTTAGGGGCAGGGAATCAGGATTTAGCAATGCCTAATATTCTCCGTCTTTGGATAGGGGAAAAAGATGAGGTTATTGATGAAGAAACTGTTGCAGTATTGGAAACCCAAATCGATGATTTGTCGCCACAGATTTTTGGTTATGTGATGGATGAGTTATTACAGTTGGGGGCTAGGGATGTTTTTACTCAACCTGTAGCCATGAAGAAGAATCGCCCAGGGGTTTTATTGACGGTGATTTGTGATTTGGATAGAGTTGGTGTTTGTGAAGGGTTTATTTTTCGAGAAACTTCTACTCTGGGCATTCGTAAACAGATACAAACTCGCTCTATTTTGAGTCGGCATCTGCAAACCGTGAGTACCAAATATGGTGATGTGAGGGTAAAAATTGCTCAAAATGGTTCAGAAGTTGTCAATATTCAACCAGAATATGATGATTGTGTTTCAGTGGCTAAAAGATTACAAATTCCTTTAGGTGAAGTAATGTTGGAAGTAAGGAAAGCCATTAATTAG
- a CDS encoding L-threonylcarbamoyladenylate synthase — MATIYQLNSENPQGRSIEQITDALKQGAIMLYPTDTVYAIGCDLNVKSAVQKVRQIKQLSSDKPLTFLCSSLSHISEYAMVSDEAYRIMKRLIPGPYTFVLPTTKLVPKLVMSPKRKTTGIRVPDNNICQSLLASLDNPIISTSAHFPDDEGKYPSYNWEKARLFDHLEKLVDIIIDNDDEPGLKVSTIIDLSTSEATVIRKGLGWEQLDNLFSFSS; from the coding sequence ATGGCCACTATATATCAATTAAACTCCGAAAATCCCCAAGGGCGATCCATCGAACAAATTACCGATGCCCTAAAACAAGGGGCAATTATGCTTTATCCCACAGATACAGTCTATGCCATTGGCTGTGATTTAAATGTTAAATCTGCGGTACAAAAAGTAAGACAAATTAAACAATTATCTAGCGATAAACCCCTTACTTTTTTATGTTCTTCTCTATCTCATATTTCGGAATATGCCATGGTAAGCGATGAAGCCTATCGAATTATGAAAAGATTAATTCCGGGTCCCTATACTTTTGTTTTACCTACCACTAAATTAGTTCCTAAATTGGTCATGTCTCCTAAACGCAAAACCACAGGAATTAGAGTACCAGATAATAATATATGTCAAAGTTTATTGGCATCTTTAGATAATCCTATTATTTCTACATCTGCACATTTTCCAGATGATGAGGGAAAGTATCCTTCTTATAATTGGGAAAAAGCAAGATTATTTGATCATTTAGAAAAATTAGTTGATATTATCATTGATAATGATGATGAACCAGGATTAAAAGTTTCTACAATTATTGACTTAAGTACCTCAGAAGCTACAGTAATTAGGAAAGGTTTAGGATGGGAACAATTAGATAATTTATTTAGTTTTTCTAGCTAA
- a CDS encoding DUF2256 domain-containing protein produces the protein MAKQRKKSDLPNKICPVCGLSFSWRKKWEKCWNDVKYCSDRCRRRKNS, from the coding sequence ATGGCAAAACAGCGGAAAAAATCTGATTTACCTAATAAAATATGCCCTGTGTGTGGTTTATCTTTTTCTTGGCGTAAAAAATGGGAAAAATGTTGGAATGATGTTAAATATTGTTCAGACAGATGCCGAAGGCGCAAAAATTCTTAA
- a CDS encoding HAD-IIIA family hydrolase, whose product MAKKAVFLDRDGVLNVEAGYIYNIEDLRLIPNVAKAVKKINDSDFFCCLVSNQSGPARNYYPDSHVKALHQRLEQLLWQEAQAKLDALYYCPYLSPNAGGINPEFTYWGTWRKPNTGMLVAAAWEHDLDLQGSFMVGDKATDVDLAHNAGLTGILVTTGYGTQVVEGKYQHNTTPDYIASDLSEAVDWILQWEKGNR is encoded by the coding sequence GTGGCGAAAAAAGCAGTTTTTTTGGATCGTGATGGTGTTTTGAATGTTGAGGCAGGATACATATACAATATAGAAGACTTACGACTGATTCCCAATGTTGCCAAAGCGGTCAAAAAAATTAACGATAGTGACTTTTTCTGTTGCCTAGTATCCAATCAATCAGGGCCGGCTAGAAATTATTATCCCGATAGTCATGTGAAAGCATTACACCAAAGATTAGAACAATTGTTGTGGCAAGAAGCCCAAGCAAAATTAGATGCCCTTTATTATTGCCCCTATCTCAGCCCCAATGCGGGGGGAATAAACCCTGAGTTTACCTACTGGGGTACATGGCGTAAACCTAATACGGGAATGTTGGTGGCGGCGGCATGGGAACATGATTTAGATTTACAAGGTAGTTTTATGGTGGGGGATAAGGCGACTGATGTTGATTTAGCCCATAATGCAGGTTTGACAGGTATTCTCGTCACCACTGGCTATGGTACACAGGTTGTGGAAGGAAAGTATCAACATAACACCACACCTGATTATATTGCCTCGGATTTGAGTGAGGCGGTAGATTGGATTTTGCAATGGGAGAAGGGAAACAGGTAA
- a CDS encoding glycosyltransferase family 9 protein — protein sequence MRILALIPGGIGDQILFFPTLKTLKDQYPKAVIDVIVEPRSKNAYRVCPYVKEVLVFDYKDKNGLADYLNLLGIIRDREYEVAVTLGRNWAVGFLLWLNGIPTRVGYQGPKSWFINNPVELKTEQYAAYMYHDLVHGLNISNPCPPLAINVPKEDIEWAESEQRRLDIKESGYILIHGGSSALAKTKGIDKIYPVPKWQRIVEDVQRKQPNLPIVLLNGPDDQEWTAEMLQLCNNLKVISPPDIGKLSAFIAGANLMLCTDSAPMHLSVAVGTYTIALFGPTQADKLLPPKSDRFIGIQSLSKNIADIPTEKILEKMWQG from the coding sequence ATGCGGATTTTAGCTCTTATCCCCGGTGGTATCGGAGATCAAATTTTATTTTTTCCTACTTTAAAAACTCTCAAAGATCAATATCCTAAAGCCGTTATTGATGTCATTGTAGAGCCTCGGTCAAAAAATGCTTACCGTGTCTGTCCTTACGTCAAAGAAGTGTTAGTCTTTGATTATAAAGATAAAAATGGACTAGCCGACTACCTCAACCTTTTGGGCATCATTAGAGATAGAGAATATGAAGTTGCCGTTACCCTTGGGCGTAATTGGGCAGTGGGCTTCCTCCTCTGGCTTAATGGTATTCCTACCCGTGTGGGTTATCAAGGACCTAAATCTTGGTTTATTAACAACCCCGTAGAACTAAAAACCGAACAGTATGCCGCTTATATGTACCATGATCTTGTCCATGGTTTGAATATCTCTAATCCTTGCCCTCCTTTGGCTATTAATGTACCCAAAGAAGACATTGAATGGGCAGAGTCTGAACAAAGAAGGCTAGACATCAAAGAATCAGGTTATATCCTCATCCACGGGGGCTCGAGTGCGCTGGCAAAAACCAAAGGTATCGATAAAATTTACCCCGTACCCAAATGGCAAAGAATTGTCGAAGATGTACAAAGAAAACAGCCTAATCTACCCATCGTCCTTTTAAACGGCCCCGATGACCAGGAATGGACGGCGGAAATGTTACAATTATGTAACAACCTAAAAGTTATTAGCCCTCCAGATATTGGCAAATTATCCGCTTTCATCGCTGGGGCAAATCTGATGTTATGTACCGACAGCGCCCCTATGCACTTATCCGTAGCCGTAGGCACTTATACCATCGCTTTATTTGGGCCTACCCAAGCTGATAAATTATTACCTCCTAAGAGCGATCGATTTATCGGTATTCAATCCCTAAGCAAAAACATTGCCGATATACCCACCGAGAAAATTTTAGAAAAAATGTGGCAAGGGTAA
- the coaD gene encoding pantetheine-phosphate adenylyltransferase yields the protein MIAIYPGSFDPITLGHLDLIQRGSILFDKVIVAVLKNPNKKPLFSLETRVKQISLCTQDIPNVEVDSFSGLTVEYAQLKKAGVLLRGLRVLSDFEQELQMAHINKTLANNVETVFLATNTEHSFVSSSVVKEIARFGGKIDHLVPEAIALDIYKALQK from the coding sequence ATGATTGCAATATACCCCGGTAGTTTCGATCCCATTACCCTAGGACATTTAGATTTGATACAACGGGGTAGTATTTTATTTGATAAAGTCATTGTGGCAGTGTTGAAAAATCCTAATAAAAAGCCTTTGTTTAGTTTGGAAACGAGGGTAAAACAAATTTCCCTTTGTACCCAAGACATTCCTAATGTGGAGGTGGATAGTTTTTCGGGTTTGACGGTGGAATATGCTCAGTTGAAAAAGGCAGGGGTTTTATTGAGGGGTTTAAGGGTGTTGTCAGATTTTGAGCAGGAATTGCAAATGGCTCATATTAATAAAACCCTAGCCAATAATGTGGAAACGGTTTTTTTGGCGACTAATACCGAGCATAGCTTTGTTAGTAGTAGTGTGGTCAAAGAAATTGCTCGATTTGGGGGTAAAATTGATCATTTAGTGCCTGAGGCGATCGCCCTTGATATTTACAAAGCATTACAAAAGTAA
- a CDS encoding thioredoxin family protein, with protein MISVSQESFEREVLESSQMVLINFWAPWCGLCMMLQPILNRLESEWETNLKIVSINADQNLRLANNYSLSSLPTLILMHRGEIIERLESFHNREHLYKTVNDVMLNLMHKTA; from the coding sequence ATGATTTCTGTCAGTCAAGAATCTTTTGAGCGAGAAGTTTTAGAGTCTTCTCAAATGGTTTTAATTAACTTTTGGGCGCCTTGGTGTGGTTTATGTATGATGCTTCAACCGATTCTCAATCGTCTTGAGTCTGAGTGGGAAACAAATTTAAAAATTGTCAGTATCAATGCTGATCAAAATTTGCGCTTGGCTAATAATTATAGTCTCAGCAGTTTACCCACCCTTATTCTGATGCATCGAGGGGAAATCATTGAGCGTCTCGAAAGTTTCCATAATAGGGAACATTTATATAAAACGGTTAATGATGTAATGTTAAATCTGATGCACAAAACTGCTTAA
- a CDS encoding NnrU family protein codes for MLGMLVGFAIAHSGLAALRPWGESKIGARLYRVLFALVSIPFATVLIIYFFNHRYDGALLWQIQEVSGVKTTVWILSAISFIFLYPATFNLLEIAAIQKPQVHLYESGIIRISRHPQMVGQVIWCIAHTIWLGTTFTIVTSLGLIGHHLFAVWHGDKRLTKRYGEAFLKVKERTSVLPGLAIFDGRQQLKWQEFLKPAYVGVTAFTLLFWFIHPWLMTVTSRVSW; via the coding sequence ATGCTTGGTATGTTAGTGGGCTTTGCGATCGCCCATAGCGGTTTAGCTGCTCTACGACCATGGGGAGAAAGTAAAATAGGAGCAAGACTATATCGAGTATTATTTGCCCTGGTGAGCATTCCCTTTGCCACCGTATTAATCATTTACTTTTTTAACCATCGCTATGATGGCGCCCTATTATGGCAAATACAAGAAGTATCAGGAGTCAAAACCACCGTTTGGATATTATCAGCCATCTCCTTCATATTTCTTTACCCTGCCACCTTCAACCTTTTGGAAATTGCAGCTATCCAAAAACCTCAAGTACATCTGTACGAATCAGGCATTATCCGTATTAGTCGCCATCCGCAAATGGTAGGACAAGTTATTTGGTGTATTGCCCACACTATCTGGCTTGGTACAACCTTTACCATTGTTACTTCTCTGGGTTTAATTGGTCATCATCTTTTTGCGGTGTGGCATGGAGACAAAAGACTTACCAAACGTTACGGAGAAGCATTCTTAAAAGTCAAGGAAAGAACCTCCGTTTTACCCGGTTTAGCTATCTTTGATGGTAGGCAACAATTAAAATGGCAAGAATTTTTAAAACCTGCTTACGTGGGTGTAACAGCATTTACCCTTTTATTTTGGTTTATCCATCCCTGGTTAATGACAGTTACTAGTCGTGTAAGTTGGTAA
- a CDS encoding LysR family transcriptional regulator encodes MAEIPFSLDQLRILKAIAEEGSFKRAADSLYVSQPAISLQIQNLEKQLTVPLFDRGGRKAQLTEAGNLLLAYGEKIITLCQETCRAIEDLQNLQGGTLIVGASQTTGTYLLPRMIGLFHQKYPYVSVQLQVHSTRRTSWAVANGQVDLAIIGGEVPSELQEVLEIIPYAEDELALIIPPNHPFAEQETIAAEDLYHLNYITLDSQSTIRKVIDQVLTRSGINTNDLRVEMELNSIEAIKNAVLSGLGASFVSVTAIEKELKMGVLHRAPIEGVEIRRTLSVIVNSNRYRSKAAEAFIKEILPQFSTENYNQSLEKLSRENQAFLDKEVEISDV; translated from the coding sequence ATGGCTGAGATTCCTTTTTCCCTTGATCAATTACGGATTTTAAAAGCAATTGCCGAGGAGGGTAGTTTTAAACGGGCGGCGGATAGTCTTTATGTCTCTCAACCGGCCATCAGTTTACAAATACAAAATCTTGAAAAACAATTGACTGTACCTTTATTCGATAGGGGAGGAAGGAAAGCTCAATTAACCGAAGCGGGTAATCTTTTACTGGCCTACGGTGAAAAAATTATTACCCTCTGTCAAGAAACCTGTAGGGCGATCGAAGATTTACAAAATTTACAGGGGGGAACTTTAATCGTGGGGGCTTCCCAAACCACGGGAACATATTTACTACCCCGCATGATCGGTCTATTTCACCAAAAATATCCCTACGTCTCCGTACAACTACAAGTCCACTCCACTAGGCGCACCTCTTGGGCGGTGGCTAATGGACAGGTAGATTTAGCCATCATTGGGGGGGAAGTACCTTCGGAATTACAAGAGGTATTAGAAATTATTCCCTACGCAGAAGATGAATTGGCATTGATTATTCCTCCTAATCATCCTTTTGCTGAACAAGAAACCATCGCCGCTGAAGATTTATATCACCTCAATTATATTACCCTCGATTCTCAATCCACTATTCGTAAAGTAATCGATCAAGTATTAACCAGAAGTGGTATTAATACCAATGATTTGAGGGTAGAAATGGAGTTAAATTCCATCGAAGCCATTAAAAATGCCGTTTTATCAGGGTTAGGGGCTTCTTTTGTGTCCGTAACAGCCATCGAAAAAGAACTCAAAATGGGAGTATTACACCGCGCCCCCATCGAAGGGGTAGAAATCAGACGCACCCTTTCTGTGATTGTCAACTCTAACCGTTATCGTTCCAAAGCTGCCGAAGCCTTTATTAAAGAGATATTACCCCAATTCTCCACCGAAAACTATAATCAATCCCTTGAAAAACTGTCCAGAGAGAATCAAGCATTTTTAGATAAAGAAGTAGAAATTTCTGATGTTTAA
- a CDS encoding phosphoribulokinase yields the protein MTQDKVVIIGVAGDSGCGKSTFLRRLEDLFGKEFMTVICLDDYHSLDRKGRKAAGVTALNPKANNFDLMAEQIKALKNGQAIDKPIYNHETGELDPPEKIEPNKVIVIEGLHPLYDARVRELVDFSVYLDISEEVKIQWKIQRDMAERGHTYDDVVASINARKPDFTAYIEPQKQYADIVIQVLPTQLIEEKEGKILRVRLIEKEGIEHFEPTYLFDEGSTIDWRPCGRKLTCSYPGLKMYYGPDNYMGNDVSILEIDGQFDNLEEMIYVESHLSRTGTKYYGEMTELLLKHKEYPGSNNGTGLFQVLVGLKMRETYEKITGTVANSESQEVAQV from the coding sequence ATGACTCAAGATAAAGTAGTAATTATTGGAGTAGCAGGAGATTCTGGCTGCGGTAAATCAACTTTTTTACGTCGTTTAGAAGACTTATTCGGTAAAGAATTTATGACCGTTATTTGTCTTGATGACTATCATAGCTTAGACCGTAAAGGTAGAAAAGCAGCAGGGGTTACTGCTTTAAATCCTAAAGCCAACAACTTCGACTTAATGGCCGAACAAATTAAAGCCTTAAAAAATGGTCAAGCCATTGATAAACCTATTTATAACCACGAAACTGGAGAATTAGATCCTCCCGAAAAAATTGAACCTAACAAAGTAATTGTAATCGAGGGTTTACATCCTCTTTATGATGCTAGAGTAAGAGAATTAGTTGACTTCAGTGTTTACCTCGACATTAGCGAAGAAGTAAAAATTCAATGGAAAATTCAGCGTGATATGGCTGAAAGGGGTCATACTTATGATGATGTGGTGGCTTCTATTAATGCTAGAAAACCTGACTTTACTGCATACATCGAACCTCAAAAACAATATGCAGACATTGTTATTCAAGTATTACCTACTCAGTTAATCGAAGAAAAAGAAGGTAAAATCTTACGAGTTCGTTTAATTGAAAAAGAAGGTATCGAACATTTTGAGCCTACCTATCTATTTGATGAAGGTTCTACCATTGATTGGCGCCCCTGTGGACGTAAGTTAACCTGTTCTTACCCCGGGTTAAAAATGTATTATGGGCCTGATAACTACATGGGTAATGATGTTTCTATTCTCGAAATTGATGGTCAGTTCGACAATTTAGAAGAAATGATCTATGTAGAAAGTCACCTCAGCCGTACTGGTACTAAATACTATGGTGAAATGACCGAGTTATTGTTAAAACATAAAGAGTATCCTGGTTCTAACAATGGTACTGGTTTATTCCAAGTTTTAGTGGGTCTAAAAATGCGTGAAACCTACGAAAAAATTACTGGCACCGTTGCTAATAGCGAGTCTCAAGAGGTTGCTCAGGTTTAA